The following proteins are co-located in the Larus michahellis chromosome 9, bLarMic1.1, whole genome shotgun sequence genome:
- the TENT5D gene encoding terminal nucleotidyltransferase 5D: MTEDLDHRFSSLTWDQIKILDQVLAEVIPIHGRGNFPTLDVKPKDIIHVVKEQLIEKQINVRDIRLNGSTASHILVKQNGTSYKDLDIIFGVELPSELEFQVVKEAVLNCLLDFLPKCVNKEKITAQTMKDAYVQKMVKVSTDHDRWSLISLSNNSGKNVELKFVNSLRRQFEFSVDSFQIILDSILNVYRATDCKLTEDSHPTVIAESMYGDFNEAMDHLKYKLISTRNPEEIRGGGLLKYSNLLVRDFKPADEAEIKSLERYMCSRFFIDFPDVAEQQRKIESYLRNHFIGEEKSKYDYLMTLRGVVNESTVCLMGHERRQTLNMITILALKVLGEQNIIPNAANVTCYYQPAPYISDRNFSNYYIAHGQPPIIYQPYPFHIQMQSSMV, encoded by the coding sequence ATGACTGAGGACTTAGACCACAGATTCAGTAGTCTCACCTGGGATCAGATTAAAATCCTGGATCAAGTTTTAGCTGAGGTAATTCCTATTCATGGGAGAGGAAATTTTCCAACCCTGGATGTAAAGCCAAAGGATATCATTCATGTGGTAAAGGAACAGCTCATTGAAAAGCAAATCAACGTTCGAGACATCCGCCTGAACGGTTCGACAGCCAGTCACATCCTAGTAAAGCAGAACGGAACCAGTTACAAGGACCTAGACATCATTTTTGGGGTGGAACTTCCAAGTGAGCTGGAGTTCCAGGTTGTGAAAGAAGCAGTTCTTAATTGCCTATTGGACTTCTTGCCAAAATGTGTTAATAAGGAAAAAATCACAGCTCAGACCATGAAAGATGCCTACGTGCAGAAGATGGTCAAAGTCTCCACCGACCATGATCGCTGGAGTCTTATTTCACTGTCAAACAACAGTGGCAAGAATGTGGAATTAAAGTTCGTCAACTCGCTCAGAAGACAGTTTGAGTTTAGCGTGGACTCCTTCCAAATCATACTGGACTCCATACTAAATGTTTACAGAGCAACAGACTGCAAACTGACAGAAGACTCTCACCCCACTGTCATCGCCGAGAGTATGTATGGAGACTTCAACGAAGCAATGGACCACTTGAAGTACAAACTGATTTCCACAAGGAACCCGGAGGAAATCAGAGGAGGTGGCCTCCTGAAGTACAGCAATCTCCTGGTTCGTGACTTTAAGCCAGCAGACGAGGCTGAAATTAAATCTCTGGAACGTTACATGTGCTCCAGGTTCTTCATTGATTTTCCAGATGTTGCTGAGCAGCAAAGGAAAATTGAGTCATATCTGCGCAACCACTTCAttggggaagagaaaagcaagtaTGACTACTTGATGACTCTGCGTGGAGTCGTAAATGAGAGCACAGTCTGTCTCATGGGACATGAACGAAGACAAACTCTGAATATGATCACAATTTTGGCTTTAAAAGTGCTCGGAGAACAAAATATCATCCCAAATGCAGCCAATGTAACATGCTATTATCAGCCTGCTCCATATATCAGTGACAGAAACTTCAGCAATTACTACATTGCTCACGGACAACCACCTATCATCTACCAGCCATACCCATTTCACATACAAATGCAAAGCAGCATGGTTTAG